A single region of the Candidatus Protochlamydia amoebophila UWE25 genome encodes:
- a CDS encoding metallophosphoesterase, with product MFSIWAIADLHLPFGAPNKHMRIFGPQWEEYTDKIKQSWLELVAENDLVLIPGDISWAMRLEEARLDLDWIGQLPGTKVLLKGNHDYWWGSLSKIQSILPPSCHLIQNNSFFWNGVNIAGARLWDIPGISFNEWIDFKDFACIKKINDEDHSEESQKIYERELKRLETSLKTMHSQAKLRIAMTHYPPIGANLEETEVSRLLEKYHINICVFGHLHNVKADREIFGMHNNIRYQLVACDYLHQFKPIKIADLSPF from the coding sequence ATGTTCTCAATTTGGGCAATTGCTGACCTTCATCTTCCTTTTGGTGCCCCTAATAAACACATGAGGATCTTTGGCCCACAATGGGAAGAATATACTGACAAAATTAAACAATCTTGGCTTGAATTGGTTGCTGAAAATGATTTGGTTTTAATTCCAGGTGATATTTCTTGGGCTATGCGCTTAGAAGAAGCTCGGTTGGACCTTGATTGGATTGGTCAGCTTCCAGGGACAAAAGTATTGCTTAAAGGAAATCATGACTATTGGTGGGGATCATTATCCAAGATTCAGTCGATTTTGCCCCCTTCTTGTCATTTGATTCAAAATAATAGTTTTTTTTGGAATGGGGTAAATATTGCAGGAGCTCGCCTTTGGGACATTCCAGGAATCAGTTTTAATGAGTGGATTGATTTTAAGGATTTTGCGTGTATCAAAAAAATTAATGACGAAGATCATTCAGAGGAAAGTCAAAAAATCTATGAACGCGAATTAAAGCGACTGGAAACAAGCTTGAAAACGATGCATTCTCAAGCAAAGTTGCGTATTGCCATGACTCATTATCCTCCTATTGGAGCGAATTTAGAAGAAACAGAGGTAAGTCGTTTATTAGAAAAATATCACATTAATATTTGTGTATTTGGGCATTTACACAATGTTAAAGCTGACCGTGAAATTTTTGGTATGCATAACAATATCCGTTATCAGTTAGTTGCTTGTGATTATCTTCACCAATTTAAACCTATTAAAATAGCAGATCTTTCTCCTTTTTAA
- the nrdJ gene encoding ribonucleoside-triphosphate reductase, adenosylcobalamin-dependent — protein MTKPTARAMATALRTYHRPVKEGDTQLENWDQVVERVISHQRWLWERALGRTLNEAQEDELEEIRSLISNRQIAPAGRTLWLGGTELSRTRESSMFNCSYTHVETVYDVVDVLWLLLQGCGVGFRPITGTLNGFRRPLQEIKVIRSNRTEKGGIQNNVETYDPETHIWTIKVGDSAIAWAKAVGKLVAGKFPAQTLVLDFSEIRPAGTRLKGYGWISSGDEQIAKAFKAIAKILSDRSDQLLTRMDILDIVNWLGTILSSRRSAQIALFEYDQPEWEDFAIAKKEWWIKGNAHRQQSNNSLLFRSKPNREELERVFQLMLDSGGSEPGIINAAEAERRAPWFKGCNPCVEILLGNKSFCNLTEVNVLAFRGDKVGLERALYLAGRMNYRQTMVNLRDEILQEAWHLNNDFLHLCGVGLTGVRARPDLTAYDFKRMRNITVSAAYSMANELNSPLPKNVTCIKPSGTISKIMGTEEWGEVPEGIHMPLGKYLFNNITYSKHDPLVTKFRAAGYTVIEKPYEPESVLVKFPVKFENVPFTRTTVTRKNGKIEEVEINTDSAVAQLELYSILQTTWCEQNVSNTISYDPSEVPAIIDWFMKNWDCYVGVSFLFRNDPTKNAEDLGYAYLPQEVVTKEAYETYCAKLSDIDYSGIHIRDDDLAEACANGACPIR, from the coding sequence ATGACCAAACCAACAGCTCGAGCGATGGCTACCGCTTTACGCACTTATCATCGCCCCGTCAAAGAAGGGGATACACAACTAGAAAATTGGGATCAGGTTGTTGAACGCGTTATTTCTCACCAACGATGGTTATGGGAACGAGCACTAGGGCGCACTCTTAACGAAGCTCAAGAGGACGAATTAGAAGAAATTCGCTCTCTCATTTCAAACCGACAAATCGCACCTGCGGGCCGTACTTTGTGGTTAGGTGGGACTGAGCTAAGTCGCACGCGCGAATCTAGCATGTTTAATTGCTCATATACACATGTCGAAACAGTTTATGATGTAGTGGATGTTTTATGGTTGCTCCTTCAAGGTTGTGGTGTTGGATTTAGACCAATTACAGGAACTTTAAATGGTTTTAGAAGACCTCTTCAAGAAATCAAAGTTATTCGTTCAAATCGAACTGAAAAAGGCGGTATTCAAAATAACGTTGAAACTTATGATCCAGAAACACATATATGGACGATTAAAGTTGGAGATTCTGCCATTGCTTGGGCAAAAGCTGTCGGTAAATTGGTAGCTGGTAAATTTCCTGCTCAAACTCTTGTTCTCGATTTTTCAGAAATCCGTCCGGCGGGAACCCGTTTAAAAGGTTATGGTTGGATTTCTTCTGGAGATGAACAAATTGCTAAAGCTTTTAAAGCTATTGCGAAAATTTTATCTGATCGATCGGATCAATTATTGACCCGCATGGATATCCTCGATATTGTCAATTGGCTGGGAACTATTTTATCTAGCCGCCGCTCAGCCCAAATTGCTTTATTTGAATACGATCAACCAGAATGGGAAGATTTTGCCATCGCTAAAAAAGAATGGTGGATAAAAGGCAATGCTCATCGTCAACAATCTAATAATAGCCTTCTTTTCCGCTCAAAACCAAATCGAGAAGAATTAGAAAGAGTCTTTCAATTAATGTTGGATTCAGGAGGATCTGAACCTGGTATTATTAACGCCGCAGAAGCTGAAAGAAGAGCACCCTGGTTTAAAGGATGCAATCCTTGCGTCGAAATACTTTTGGGTAACAAAAGTTTTTGTAATTTGACAGAAGTCAACGTATTAGCTTTTAGAGGAGATAAAGTTGGATTAGAAAGAGCTCTTTACCTTGCTGGTCGTATGAACTACCGCCAAACGATGGTTAACCTACGAGACGAAATTTTACAAGAAGCTTGGCACCTTAATAATGACTTCTTACATCTTTGTGGGGTAGGATTAACTGGTGTAAGGGCACGTCCTGATTTGACAGCTTATGATTTTAAACGAATGCGTAATATTACAGTTAGTGCTGCATACAGCATGGCGAATGAACTCAATTCCCCCTTACCAAAAAATGTGACTTGTATCAAACCCAGTGGAACCATAAGCAAAATCATGGGAACAGAAGAATGGGGAGAAGTACCTGAAGGTATTCACATGCCACTTGGAAAGTATTTATTTAATAACATCACTTACTCTAAGCATGACCCTCTAGTCACAAAATTCCGCGCAGCCGGTTATACCGTTATTGAAAAACCCTATGAACCAGAATCTGTGTTAGTCAAATTTCCCGTTAAATTTGAAAATGTGCCTTTCACACGCACAACGGTGACAAGAAAAAATGGAAAAATAGAAGAAGTAGAAATCAATACCGATTCAGCTGTAGCTCAGCTAGAACTATACAGCATTCTTCAAACGACTTGGTGCGAACAAAACGTTTCGAACACCATTTCTTATGATCCCTCTGAAGTTCCCGCCATTATTGACTGGTTCATGAAAAATTGGGACTGCTACGTTGGAGTGTCATTCTTATTTAGAAACGATCCAACTAAAAATGCTGAAGATTTAGGCTATGCTTATCTGCCTCAAGAAGTTGTTACAAAAGAAGCATATGAAACGTATTGCGCAAAATTGTCAGATATTGATTACTCCGGTATTCATATTCGCGATGATGATTTAGCCGAAGCCTGTGCTAATGGCGCCTGCCCTATTCGATAA
- a CDS encoding SH3 domain-containing protein, with the protein MMFLVSFLFFFFPLEAYQEASLQQANQYYENGLRASTFQERKNAFNQALHLYLSVENAQGSSSKLNQAIADTYFQLEEYPWSILYYERAKEQNPRNSIIQEHLYITQNKLGLTPMKNSRINDYLLSSYLSFSDKVYMFFYSFLSFVFFMTIFIWIRTQFTKILSFLTGSLVLYSLLNLIISLYIIPIYAIFITSTGLYRAPSLEEPQLSTIPFLAGQKIQVIDIAHQGNWLKVIDDNHQIGYVPSQSIRII; encoded by the coding sequence ATGATGTTTCTTGTAAGTTTCCTTTTCTTCTTTTTTCCTTTAGAAGCTTATCAAGAAGCCTCGCTCCAACAGGCCAATCAATACTATGAAAATGGCCTGCGAGCATCTACTTTTCAAGAAAGAAAAAACGCTTTCAATCAAGCCCTTCATTTGTATTTAAGCGTCGAAAATGCACAAGGAAGTTCTAGCAAACTTAACCAAGCGATTGCTGATACTTACTTCCAACTCGAAGAATATCCTTGGTCTATTTTGTACTATGAACGTGCTAAAGAACAAAATCCTCGCAATTCAATTATTCAAGAGCATCTTTATATTACTCAAAACAAGCTAGGATTAACACCTATGAAAAACTCTAGAATTAATGATTATTTACTCTCTTCCTATCTTTCTTTTTCTGATAAAGTCTATATGTTTTTTTACTCTTTTCTTTCTTTTGTCTTTTTTATGACAATTTTTATTTGGATTCGAACGCAATTTACTAAAATTCTTTCTTTCTTGACAGGTAGCTTAGTCTTATACAGCTTATTAAATTTAATTATTTCATTATATATTATTCCAATTTATGCTATTTTTATTACTTCTACTGGTTTATATCGCGCTCCTAGTTTGGAAGAACCTCAATTGTCTACAATACCTTTCCTTGCAGGGCAAAAAATCCAAGTTATTGATATAGCTCATCAAGGTAACTGGCTAAAAGTAATAGACGATAATCATCAAATTGGCTACGTACCCAGTCAATCAATTCGAATTATTTAA
- a CDS encoding YidH family protein, with amino-acid sequence MTDPQPSVDERILLAQERTRLAAERTFLAWLRTGLTGIGIGIAIARFVFFQTTSHQKTAHLMGQFLILWGICIFLFALNSYRKSLKKIGFSNPISDHPSFFGLGLITAALILFSFILFWIIIDKP; translated from the coding sequence ATGACAGATCCTCAACCTTCTGTAGATGAACGAATCCTTCTCGCTCAGGAAAGGACTCGTTTAGCTGCCGAAAGGACTTTTTTAGCATGGCTTAGGACTGGGTTAACTGGTATTGGAATAGGGATTGCAATTGCGCGATTTGTTTTTTTTCAAACTACCTCTCACCAAAAAACAGCTCATCTAATGGGACAGTTCCTTATTTTATGGGGAATTTGTATTTTTCTTTTTGCTTTAAATAGTTATCGGAAAAGTCTGAAAAAAATTGGTTTTTCAAATCCTATTTCAGACCACCCTTCATTCTTCGGTTTAGGTTTAATTACAGCAGCTTTGATTCTTTTTTCTTTCATTCTCTTTTGGATTATTATAGATAAACCATGA